Proteins co-encoded in one Acidovorax sp. 69 genomic window:
- a CDS encoding tripartite tricarboxylate transporter substrate binding protein, producing the protein MTESRIQRRDVLLGAAAAGLGLASGSSWADSNWPTKPVTVVVPFPAGGGTDAFARPLAAQFSKSTGKTLVIDNRGGAGGTLGASIAAKAAPDGYTLFMGAVHHAIAPSMYPKLDYDIEKDFIPLALLANVPQVVVVNPKTPSTNFKQFLDFVKRNPAKLNYGSAGAGTSHHLAGELFKQQTGTFITHIPYRGAGPALQDLIGGNVDMMFDGLGSSANHIKSGRIKALMVSGAKRNPAFPDVPCAAEVGLPDYTVTTWYGLWAPKGTPADVQARIVDEIKRLGTAEELKAVWANNGADYGGMTQPQFGAFVSSEVKRWAAVVKASGAKLD; encoded by the coding sequence ATGACTGAATCGCGAATCCAACGCCGGGATGTGCTGCTCGGCGCGGCGGCTGCAGGCCTGGGCCTGGCCAGCGGCAGCAGCTGGGCCGACAGCAACTGGCCCACCAAGCCCGTGACGGTGGTGGTGCCGTTCCCTGCCGGTGGCGGCACCGATGCGTTTGCCCGGCCGCTGGCCGCGCAGTTTTCCAAGAGCACTGGCAAGACGCTGGTGATCGACAACCGGGGCGGGGCCGGCGGCACACTCGGGGCCAGCATTGCGGCCAAGGCAGCGCCCGACGGCTACACACTGTTCATGGGCGCAGTGCACCATGCCATTGCACCGTCGATGTACCCCAAGCTCGACTACGACATCGAGAAGGATTTCATCCCCCTGGCCTTGCTGGCCAACGTGCCCCAGGTGGTGGTGGTCAACCCCAAGACGCCGTCCACCAACTTCAAGCAGTTCCTGGACTTCGTCAAACGCAACCCGGCCAAGCTCAACTATGGCTCGGCCGGAGCGGGCACCTCGCACCACCTGGCGGGCGAGTTGTTCAAGCAGCAGACGGGCACTTTCATCACCCACATTCCCTACCGTGGCGCAGGCCCTGCGCTGCAGGATCTGATTGGTGGCAATGTGGACATGATGTTCGACGGCCTGGGCTCGTCAGCCAATCACATCAAGAGTGGCCGTATCAAGGCGCTCATGGTGTCGGGCGCCAAGCGCAACCCGGCCTTCCCCGATGTGCCGTGCGCCGCAGAGGTGGGCCTGCCCGACTACACCGTGACCACCTGGTACGGCCTGTGGGCGCCCAAAGGCACGCCGGCCGATGTGCAGGCGCGCATCGTAGACGAGATCAAGCGTCTGGGCACGGCCGAGGAACTCAAGGCAGTGTGGGCCAACAACGGTGCGGACTATGGCGGCATGACCCAGCCGCAGTTTGGCGCTTTCGTCAGCAGCGAGGTCAAGCGCTGGGCGGCGGTGGTCAAGGCTTCGGGGGCGAAGCTCGATTAA